The segment GTTGTGTGTGCTTTCAAGCAACAAGACTGCTTGCTAAACGAACCCCACTCTGCCGATAAATACGCATTCTTCAACCCTGGCTCCTCTCACTGCTTGAGAGGACCTTACAGTTTCATGCTCTAAGTGATGCCACTGATAATTTGGGTTCTTGCCATTAGCGAAGTTTCATTTTGAACatgaaaacaataaaagatCCCAGCTTCATCGACGTAGTTGCTGCTACATAGagtcaaaaataataatcatactCATGAATGTCCCCGACGATGGAAGGATTGTAGTTGGAGAACCTAGATCGGCAGTAATCCTCAAAAGACCGATAATGCCTAATTTTacaatcaaattcataatcGCAAGTAGAGTCACTAGGCTTCTTTAGATCTACAACCTGTTGGCTACACCTTCTTCCTAAATCCCCTTCAAGATCGATACAACAGCAGCAGCGCAAGTCAAGTGATTCAAGGTGTGGACAGCCATCAAGAATGGCCTGAAGTCCTTCATTTGTCAAGTTATTTTCAATAAGGGCAAGATGCCGCAATCCACGCATACATCTGGCAATGGCTACAGATTTATCATTGTCTTGTGATGGTGGAGTTCTAACTTTATCAAATGGACTGGCATGCAATACAAAAGACTTGAGCAAAGGGCAAGAGCGGCCAACAATTTCTATATCATCTTTAGTAATGGAGGTGAAGTAAATATGCAACGCCTCCAAAAATGGGAAGTTCTTCGCAGCTGAAGCCAAACCCCCAGATAACCGATTATAACACTTAACAAGTCGGAGATGCCTGAGCTGGCTTGATCTGTTAAAAAGAAAagcaaattgattaatttaagagAACTCCTATCTCAGAGGTGGCAACAAAAAGAAATGAGCAATTACAAGAAAGAAATAACACCTCAAAGGAGTAGAACATGGGCCCAAATTTGAGAATTTCacgtttaatttaaattttattctagaaaaaaattccaaaagaaaaaatcacGAAAAAAGCatcttcaattaaaaaattgcTTAAAAAGTAAGATAGTTACTAATAATTCTTTCTTTGACTTGATTAACTTCCTTCAACGTTCTCCAGTTTAATTTTCCATCTTAATTGTCAAATATTTTGGTAATTCTTTGCAaggaaaagtttaaaattttgaatctaAGAAAATCAACTCAACAACTTAACATACAACATACCAACTGTGATCAACTCAAAATTGTCTTGTAAAGCCAACAAAAGATACTGCTAGAATTATACTCACCGGAAAAAGTGTTAATGAAGCAAGGTATAATGGCAGAAACAAAATGAACATTGACGTAAGCGAATTTTGAAACGGATGGGGGGGAGAGAGATATATTTAcctataaaaggaaaaaaagaaacaaaagaagaaaaggagaGTTGAGGGCTTTGAGCACTCAATGCAGAAATAAAAGAAcacaagtaagaagaagaaaacacaGAGACTCGCAACACTCATGAAAAAAATGTTCCCATAGGAAATTGAACTCGTATACGATAGAAACTAAAATATCTTAAACCCTCAACCAGTCCACCCACATATCATTTATGTATTGCTGGTGCCACTTCGCGTATGTAAACTTATACCAGATATTATCAACTTACAAATTCAGAATTTTAGCCAACGCGTAGCATCCCCACCCTATAAGGTAGATCCTCCTCTAGTTATTGGTATTTAAAAGCAAAAGTTATGATTTCATCTGAACTCCTAACATAGTTACAGGCTTCCACTTCATACAGCATTATTCCATTCCTACTTTACTTCCTAAAATGGAAATGCTAAATCATTATTTCTTGATTCTCCTTCACAGTagcaaaacaaaaaagaagacaCCCCATTACTATCCCGTTGGATATAACAAGATCTGTGGCATAGCATCACCCAAAAGAATAAACACAATACATAATGTGAAAAATTCTGATTATTTAGCACATTAATGAGCAAAGAAAACAATGCCCTTCCAATCAATAAGTTATAGCATTATTAAGATATTATAATAGGAGGATAAACAGAAAATAGTATAAGCATAATATGTAGGAGGATAAACAGAAAATAGTATAATGCATAATATGTCTGGTGTCTTTATATGGCTAAATGGTCATCCTGGAAGTGTACTTCTAGTGTGCACAATCGAGCAGACTACGTATCCCCAATAGTATTAAAAGGATAATCAGATTTCTACCAAATGCTAACCATTTCACCGAAACGAAATTATGCAAAGATAAAGATAAACATAGTTCACTCACTCTCTTACAATTTGTTTGGGACTTACACTGTTTGTGAGTATAAACGTAGCAATTACATTTTATTATGTAAGTTTATGCATCATAATACTTTATCTATTTCTAAGCATTTCATTTTGCTCCAATTGAACAATATCAGTATTCAATAACTTGGGGTTCTTTAATGCTAGAGCTTCTCTTTCATTTCTCATCCAACTCTCAAAACTATGTGAAATCGCAATCACCTGCATAAATCAAATTCCTTAACCCTGGCACTCCTAATCCCGCCATTGGTTCTCTAAATTTCTCCCTACAGTAGCTTAGCCTAGCTTCAAATATGTAGATTCTTTTTTACATCAATTTCAGAAGTTGTTTATATATAACACTATCTGAACTAGTTCATCAACTCAAATGCATCCCAATAGCGAGCTCAATATGAAGCAATTCCTTTCAACAAAAGGTTTTGACTTTACGTTAGAGGACAAGCAATTGGATCAAATCTGAGAAAAAAAGTGATCAGTACCTCGAAGCAATGTAGCTGAGCAAGCGTTCATTACCAAAATTGTCTATGCTAATTTTGAAAGTCTGGCCTTGGCTACGACGCACAGCAAGACGGCATATCTTCTCCAACACATAGGCCAATTTGGATCTACAAACGACACGTTTCAAGTCAATAACACGCCACATAGCGGGATCATGGCACACTTTCCACCACGTACTACAAACCCTCTGCGCACTCTCCAATATCTCTATCGTCCCTAGCCGTTGGAGAATGTCTATCGTGATTTCCGCCGGAAGCTCAACCCACGGCGGCGATGGCGGTGGCGGTGCAGTAGAAGATGCTTCCAGTTTTTTCTCTGCATTCGAcatttttttgctattttttagGGTTCCGATTTTGATCTTTTGGACAGAAAACTGATAAAACGAAAGAGAGTTGCGCGTGAAACTCGTCACCGCTCGAACTGATTTTTGGTCGAAATTTAGTTCGATTCAAATGTGATAAAACTCGCTTTaatcacataataattatttttaagattaaaagTTCAATTAAATTACCAATATGttaacatgaaaataaaaataaataaaaggtaaATCTCATacttttatagtaaaattacCACTTGtccattataaattt is part of the Solanum pennellii chromosome 8, SPENNV200 genome and harbors:
- the LOC107027227 gene encoding putative F-box/LRR-repeat protein 9, translated to MSNAEKKLEASSTAPPPPSPPWVELPAEITIDILQRLGTIEILESAQRVCSTWWKVCHDPAMWRVIDLKRVVCRSKLAYVLEKICRLAVRRSQGQTFKISIDNFGNERLLSYIASRSSQLRHLRLVKCYNRLSGGLASAAKNFPFLEALHIYFTSITKDDIEIVGRSCPLLKSFVLHASPFDKVRTPPSQDNDKSVAIARCMRGLRHLALIENNLTNEGLQAILDGCPHLESLDLRCCCCIDLEGDLGRRCSQQVVDLKKPSDSTCDYEFDCKIRHYRSFEDYCRSRFSNYNPSIVGDIHEYDYYF